A window of the Rhinoraja longicauda isolate Sanriku21f chromosome 42, sRhiLon1.1, whole genome shotgun sequence genome harbors these coding sequences:
- the LOC144612012 gene encoding tubulin alpha chain-like, translated as MRECISIHVGQAGVQIGNACWELYCLEHGIQPNGQMPSDKTMGGGDDSFNTFFSETGAGKHVPRAVFVDLEPTVIDEVRTGIYRQLFHPEQLITGKEDAANNYARGHYTIGKEIIDQVLDRVRKLADQCTGLQGFLVFHSFGGGTGSGFTSLLMERLSVDYGKKSKLEFSIYPAPQVSTAVVEPYNSILTTHTTLEHSDCAFMVDNEAIYDICRRNLDIDRPTYTNLNRLISQIVSSITASLRFDGALNVDLTEFQTNLVPYPRIHFPLATYAPVISAEKAYHEQLSVSEITNACFEPANQMVKCDPRHGKYMACCLLYRGDVVPKDVNAAIATIKTKRSIQFVDWCPTGFKVGINYQPPTVVPGGDLAKVQRAVCMLSNTTAIAEAWARLDHKFDLMYAKRAFVHWYVGEGMEEGEFSEAREDMAALEKDYEEVGVDSVEGDGEEEGEEY; from the exons ATG CGTGAGTGTATCAGTATCCATGTTGGCCAGGCTGGTGTCCAGATTGGCAACGCCTGCTGGGAGCTGTACTGCTTGGAACATGGCATCCAGCCTAATGGTCAGATGCCCAGTGACAAGACCATGGGGGGCGGAGACGATTCCTTCAACACATTCTTCAGTGAGACGGGAGCTGGCAAGCACGTTCCCCGAGCTGTGTTTGTGGACCTGGAGCCAACTGTGATCG ATGAGGTTCGTACTGGTATCTACCGCCAGCTCTTCCACCCTGAGCAACTCATCACTGGGAAAGAAGATGCTGCCAATAACTACGCTCGTGGCCATTACACAATCGGCAAGGAGATTATTGACCAAGTTCTGGACAGAGTTCGTAAACTA GCTGACCAATGCACAGGTCTCCAAGGTTTCCTGGTCTTCCACAGCTTTGGTGGTGGTACTGGCTCCGGTTTTACCTCCCTGCTGATGGAACGTCTGTCCGTTGACTATGGCAAGAAATCCAAGCTTGAATTCTCCATCTACCCAGCTCCCCAGGTGTCTACAGCGGTGGTAGAGCCCTACAATTCCATCCTgaccacccacaccaccttggagcACTCAGATTGTGCTTTCATGGTTGACAATGAAGCCATCTATGACATCTGCCGCAGAAACCTCGACATTGATCGACCAACCTACACCAACCTGAACCGTCTCATTAGCCAGATAGTGTCCTCCATCACAGCCTCCCTCCGCTTTGATGGTGCCCTCAACGTTGATCTGACTGAGTTCCAGACCAACTTGGTGCCATATCCCCGCATCCACTTCCCCTTGGCCACATATGCCCCAGTTATCTCTGCTGAGAAGGCCTACCATGAGCAGCTTTCGGTATCTGAGATTACCAATGCTTGCTTTGAGCCAGCCAACCAGATGGTCAAATGTGACCCACGCCATGGCAAGTACATGGCCTGCTGCCTCCTTTATCGTGGTGACGTGGTGCCAAAAGATGTCAATGCAGCAATTGCGACCATTAAAACCAAACGTAGCATTCAGTTTGTGGATTGGTGTCCAACTGGTTTCAAGGTTGGCATCAACTACCAGCCTCCCACTGTGGTTCCTGGGGGTGACCTGGCCAAGGTGCAGCGAGCTGTGTGTATGCTGAGCAACACTACGGCTATTGCCGAGGCTTGGGCTCGTCTGGACCACAAGTTTGACCTGATGTATGCCAAGCGTGCCTTTGTTCACTGGTATGTTGGTGAGGGTATGGAGGAAGGAGAGTTCTCAGAGGCCCGTGAGGATATGGCGGCTCTGGAGAAGGATTACGAAGAAGTGGGTGTTGACtcagtggagggagatggggaagaggaaggTGAGGAGTATTAA